One window of the Triticum dicoccoides isolate Atlit2015 ecotype Zavitan chromosome 3B, WEW_v2.0, whole genome shotgun sequence genome contains the following:
- the LOC119281600 gene encoding uncharacterized protein LOC119281600 → MDGDGRIVHQVISAWRVEDDGQHRLTENGRPIVPQPQVISAWRVEDGRQSRLTENGGPIAPQVISAWRVEDGGQNCLTENAGPIVHQVINAWRVEDDSQKGETLNNSKYN, encoded by the coding sequence ATGGACGGCGATGGGCGGATTGTTCACCAGGTCATCAGTGCATGGCGGGTGGAGGATGACGGGCAGCACCGCCTCACAGAGAACGGCAGACCGATTGTCCCCCAGCCCCAGGTCATCAGCGCATGGCGCGTGGAGGATGGCAGGCAGAGCCGCCTCACGGAGAACGGCGGACCGATTGCCCCCCAGGTCATCAGCGCATGGCGCGTGGAGGATGGCGGGCAGAACTGCCTCACGGAGAACGCAGGACCGATTGTCCACCAGGTCATCAACGCATGGCGTGTGGAAGATGACTCTCAGAAAGGAGAGACGCTCAACAACTCGAAGTACAACTAG